Genomic window (Sulfurimonas sp.):
ATAATATTTAGCAATAGATCTATAAATATTTTAAAAAACAACTTGAATACAACAGTCTTTGACAACTATTATGTAGATAGTTCAACCTACTATAAAGAACATAGTAAATATTATGAGATAACCTCTAAAAAACCTACCAAAGTAATGTACAAAACATTTAAAGGTAGGTTTCTAGGAGAAGATAATTATTATTTAATTCTTCCATACAGTAATAAATTCTTGTTTAAATAAATAACCCTGAACAAAATCAACACCTATTTCTTTTGCCAATTCTAAATCTGACTTAGTTTCAACCCCTTCTAAAACTGTATGTTTTTTTACTAATTTAGCATACTTAACTACACCTTTGGCAACTTCTATGTAAGCATTATTTTCCTTAATAGTTTTTAGAAAATCTATATCTAATTTTATAGTATCGGCTCTGTGTAAGAGAGAAGTAAAAAACATACTATTTGGTTTTGCATAGTCATCATAAGCATAAGGAATATTATACTCATCTAGCCAATCCATAAAGTATTCAATATCTTCTGCACTTTCTTCATCAGAATTTTCTATGATTTCTATAATAATTTTTTCACTTGCATTAAACAGTTTAACCCAAAAAGCTATATGATTAGAATCAATTGCTACATCTGGATCTAAATTTAAAAAAAGCTTTTTATCGCAGGGCCTACTGTCTAACTGAAATTTTTTTAAAATTGTTTCCACATAAAAGAAAAGTTCTTTATCACTATGAATACTTTTGAAAAAGTCACTAGGAGATACTAACCTTTCAAAAAATTTAAATCTACTTAATGCTTCATACCCAATTATTTGCATATCTTCAACGCAGATAATTGGCTCATAACAAACACCATAATCTCCATTTGCCATAATTGTTGTAATAATGTTACTGTTTAGATGCACTTTTCACCCTTTTTTAAACTAATAATATAAAAAAGAAGCTTAATTCTTTATGATAATGATTATTAATACAATATTAAGAGTTCTTAGATTATAATTATGATATTAATTATCAACTAAAGGATATAGATGAGAAAAGTAGGCTTTATGCAATATAAAGATCATACCAAAGAGATTTTACCAAAAACATATAAAGTAAATGAAAAAAAGTCTCAGCGCAAAATGTTTTGTATTATGATAAATCAATTTCTTTGCGATGAGGCAAAATTTTCACTAAAGAACACAGATCTTTTTAAAAATAACCTTCTTAATATTTTTGAAAATAAAATCGAATCATTTTTTCAAATTTACAAACTTAGACCTGAAAAAAGTCAAAAAATAGTTCATATATATCATCATGATTCTATACTATTCAATCAATATTTCAAGCATAGTAAAAATCCGAAAATGAGATATTTAGCAAAAGATATGGACTATAAGTCAAACTTTAATATCTTACTCGGTTATTCTCATCCAGCTTCAGATTTAATCCAACTAATTTTTAATGGAAAAGAAATTGAGATGATGCTTGATTTAAATAAAATCTTTACTCAAACAATATATCGTCGTATTAAACAAGAGATAAATAAAACTGTTACACTCGATACTCCATATATTCATATTGACCAACATGGAATACGAACAAGACTATATCCTAGATGGAAGCATGTAGACCCTAAAAATCTACACAAAAGGAATAAAGATATAAGTGAAGGTTTTACACAATTAAACAATGAGGAGATTGATCAATGCTATTTAGTTTATCCAAAAACAGAAAATTTTAAGCGCCATATACTGGTTAAAGGAGAATCATCAAATCAAATAAAGATGATTCCATATTCATTTACATTTTGTAACAAGGAGAAAAAACAATGTCAAAAATAGGACTATTTTACGCCAGTTCAACTGGAAACACAGAAGATATAGCTTCTTTAATTAAAAATAAAATATCTGCAACTGAGGTAGAGCTTCATAATGTAGCTGAGTGTACTGATGATGCTATGGAGCAATATGATTTTATAATTATAGGAGCTTCTACATGGGGAGAAGGAGATCTTCAAGATGATTGGGAAGATTTTCTTCCAAATATTTCTAAAACTAATTTTTCTTCAAAAACAGTAGCACTGTTTGGTCTTGGAGATCAAGAAGAATATTGTGATAACTACCTAGATGCTATGGGAACTTTATATGATGAAGTCATTAAACAAGGTGCAACTGTTGTAGGTTCATGGTCAACAGATGGTTATGAACATGATGAATCAAATGCTATTAGAGATGGCGAATTTGTAGGTTTAGCACTTGATGAGGACAATCAAGGCGAATTAAGTAATGAACGAGTTAGTGCTTGGATAGAACAGATTACACCTTATTTTTAAAATAGGGTGTAATCTGATATTGATAACAACTCTCAATATATTTTAAGTTTAATAAGTGTATAATTCTCTTATTATATTTTGATAAAGGTAATCATTATGAGTTCCAATCCTCTTGATTTAGATTCTGTTTCTAAACTTTCTAACACATATAATGCAAATCAGACTGCTGTTGCTGTACAACAACATCAAAACAAATCTTGGTACAGTGACTTTAAACTACTTTTTTCAATGATGACTGATAGTAGCTTTAAGCTTCAATCTACAACTATGCTTAGTGTTGGTGGAGCTTTGGCTTATGTTGTACTTCCTACCGATGTTGTACCTGATTTTATACCCTTAATGGGCTGGGTTGATGACGCCTTAGTTTTAAAAATAGTTATGGATTCAGCTAAGGGAGAAATCAATCGTTTTCGTCACTTTAAGACACAAGTAGCATAGATGCCTCTTCAAAGCACTGAACGATACATTGATCTTTTTTGTTCAATGTTAAAAAGTGACAAACTAAAATGTACACCTATTCGACAAGATATTTTAAGAGTTTTTTTTACAAGTGGACATATTAATGTAAAAGAAATTTTAAAACAAGTACAAACTTCTAAACAGTCAGTCTATTCAACTCTTAAACTTCTTTTATCATATAACATCATTACGAAACAAACACATAATAACAACTCTTTTTATGAGCTTACTAGAGGAAATGACCATTATCATCTGATTTGTTCAAGATGTTGTGAACATGTAGAATTTTCTGACTCTGAATTAATTGAGCTTATTGATAAGATGGCAATTAAAAATAATTTTAAAACTAATAAACTAGATATTGCACTTTATGGATTATGTGAGAAATGCAATATTGATAATTAGTAAAAATTATAAAATACAGCTAACAAATACACTACTATTATAAAGAAATAAAGGACAGTAGATGATTAAAACTGAAGATATATTGAAAATATCCTCATATTTTTCTAAAATCCATCATACACCTGGTAGATTAAGAGTTAAAATCGATAAGGCAATTTTAGATGAAGTTAAAAATATATCACTTGATGATATTCACTCTTTACCTAAACATATTGATGGACTAAAGAATGTGAAAGTGAATAAAATAATGGCAACAGCTACTATACTTTATGATGCCTCAATTTTTTCACCAACTATTTGGAATGACCTCATAGACGGTGTAAACATAGAAGAGAACACTGAGTTAATCAATAAACTACAATCTCAAATTAAGGAGGATTAATGAATCCAGATGAAGAACAACTACTATCTCAACAAGTAGATACAAGTGCTGATGTTGTACAACAGCTACTACGAATTGCTTGTTATGATGAGTATAAAGCAAATGCTTATTACCAAAAAGTCATAGATACTTATGGCTCAGTTACACCTTTTTCAAACATTGTTCAAGCAGAGGTAAGACACTACACTGCAATAGAGCAACTATGTAAAAAGTATGGTGTTACGCCACCCATAAATGATTGGTATGACAAAATTCAAATAGGCTCCAGCTTAACTGAATGTTGTCAAGATGGAGTAGATGCAGAAATAGCAAATATAGAGATGTATGACAAGCTTTTACCTTTTGTTATGCAAGATGATATAAGAGATGTCTTTTATAAAGAACAAGCAGCCTCTTACAATCAACACCTACCAGCTTTTGAGAGATGTGCTCAAAATAATCAGGCTAACGATAATCAACAACACCATGATATATATAATATGGTTCAAGGTTTAATGAAGGGTGAAATGGACAGTACAAAAATCACACAAGCACTTACATCTATTGGAAGTAGAGATATGATGCTAGGTATGGCGGCAGGTGCTGCATTAGCGATGGCACTTAGTTCAGATGCATCAAAAGATGTATTTGATAAAATTTTTAATGATAAGGATAAATCATGATACCATATTTAATAGG
Coding sequences:
- a CDS encoding EAL domain-containing protein, whose product is MHLNSNIITTIMANGDYGVCYEPIICVEDMQIIGYEALSRFKFFERLVSPSDFFKSIHSDKELFFYVETILKKFQLDSRPCDKKLFLNLDPDVAIDSNHIAFWVKLFNASEKIIIEIIENSDEESAEDIEYFMDWLDEYNIPYAYDDYAKPNSMFFTSLLHRADTIKLDIDFLKTIKENNAYIEVAKGVVKYAKLVKKHTVLEGVETKSDLELAKEIGVDFVQGYLFKQEFITVWKN
- a CDS encoding flavodoxin, translating into MSKIGLFYASSTGNTEDIASLIKNKISATEVELHNVAECTDDAMEQYDFIIIGASTWGEGDLQDDWEDFLPNISKTNFSSKTVALFGLGDQEEYCDNYLDAMGTLYDEVIKQGATVVGSWSTDGYEHDESNAIRDGEFVGLALDEDNQGELSNERVSAWIEQITPYF
- a CDS encoding YkvA family protein, whose protein sequence is MSSNPLDLDSVSKLSNTYNANQTAVAVQQHQNKSWYSDFKLLFSMMTDSSFKLQSTTMLSVGGALAYVVLPTDVVPDFIPLMGWVDDALVLKIVMDSAKGEINRFRHFKTQVA
- a CDS encoding Fur family transcriptional regulator — translated: MPLQSTERYIDLFCSMLKSDKLKCTPIRQDILRVFFTSGHINVKEILKQVQTSKQSVYSTLKLLLSYNIITKQTHNNNSFYELTRGNDHYHLICSRCCEHVEFSDSELIELIDKMAIKNNFKTNKLDIALYGLCEKCNIDN
- a CDS encoding DUF2202 domain-containing protein; its protein translation is MNPDEEQLLSQQVDTSADVVQQLLRIACYDEYKANAYYQKVIDTYGSVTPFSNIVQAEVRHYTAIEQLCKKYGVTPPINDWYDKIQIGSSLTECCQDGVDAEIANIEMYDKLLPFVMQDDIRDVFYKEQAASYNQHLPAFERCAQNNQANDNQQHHDIYNMVQGLMKGEMDSTKITQALTSIGSRDMMLGMAAGAALAMALSSDASKDVFDKIFNDKDKS